The DNA region GTCCTGCCGGACCGTGGCGAGGAACGCGAGCCCCACCCCACCGAACTGCTGCAGCAGCGACCGGCCGGTCTCGGCGAGATCGGGCGCGTCGGCGGCGAGCGTGGCCCAGCGACAGAGCCGCCCGCCCGACTGGATGCGTGTGGAGTGGATGGTCACCGCCGCCCTCGTCCGCCCGATACTGCGGCGGCGAGGGCGGCGGCGTCAAGCGCTCTAGAAGCCGTGGAGATCGCTCACCGCCACCTTGGGCTCGCGGCCGAGGATGCGCGCAAGGGTGCGCGTAATCGTGTCGCGATCGTTGTCGAAGCAGCCATGGGCGGCGGGAATACTCTCCCGTCCGTCCGACACGGACGGCGCCGACAGCTCGCGCGGTCGGGCGCCGGGGCCCCAGAAGGCGAGCCACTTGTCTACCTCGCCTGCGAGCTCGGGGCCGCCCAGCGCGTCGGCGGTCTTGGGGTCGCCCGGCTTGCGGCTCCAGATCGACGCCAGACCGAGTATCGGCGTCTTGTGGTGATCCTCGAGCGCCCGCGACACGAGGTACAGGAGCGACTTGCCGTAGGGCCCAACGGAGTCGCTGAGCTCCCGCGGGTCGCTCAGGATGTCGAAGGACAGCGCCTGGCGGCCGAGCACGCCGGCCTCGATGGCCGGGCGGTAGTGGTCCAGGGCGAAGCGCACCGTGCACGCGGGCGCGTAGAGCGAGCAGGTCTGTGCGGTGAGCGATTGGGCCCCCAGTTGATCGAGGAGATGGCCCAGGATGATCGACCCGGCGGAGTGGCCGATCAGGTGCAGGCGCAGGTCCGAGTCCTTCGGAAGCAGGGTCCGGAGATGTTGGGAGGCGAGTCCCAGGGTGGGCCTGGGCTCGTGGGCGGCCGCGTAGGCGTTCTGCTTCATCTGACTCCACACCGCGCGCACGAGCATCTCCTGGCACGCGACCTCGATGGCGCGATCGCGCGCCTCTTTCGCCTGGTCCTTGATGGACTTCCAGAGATCGCTCCAGATGCCCCGGGACGGCACGCCGCGGATCTCGTCACCGACGATCCCCGCGAGGCTCTCGAGGAAGCCCGTACGCCAGACGAAGAAGATGGGATAGATGCCGTTGGCCTCGAAGTAGGGGCCCAGCAGCCGGACGCGATCGAGCGCGCCGTCCTCCGAGTTGAGCCCGCCGTGCGCGTAGATCGCCACGTGCTTTGCCTTCTGCGCGCCGAGCCAGGCGCGCGGCTCGTCGAGCATCACCTGACGGAGGGCGTCGAGCCCGTTGGCGGCGGTGAGGCTCCGGTTCAGCACCACGCCGTTGTTGCCCATCACGATGGCGTGGGCATAGGCCTGCTCCGTGGTCCAGGCGGGGACGTCGCGCGGCATCGTGGGCATCCGCGTCGCGCGGGCCTTGAGCGGCACGCGATCGAGCCCCTGGCTCACGCCCTTCTCGAGGGCAACCGGCACGTGATAGCGCGGCGCCGCGGCGCCCTCCATCGGGGCGCCCATGACCGCGACCCAGGCGTCGGTACCGCGCTGCACCCAGTCGGTGAAGGGGAGGATGGCGAAGCCCTGCACGCCCCACCCCGGGCCCCACGAGTTCTGCACGACGAAACCCTCGCGCGTGTAGCCCACGAGGGCGAAGGCGTGGCCGCCGACGTTTCCGCCGTTCTCCGGCGTCTCGATGACGGGGAGGCCGATCGGCGCCATGCGACCCACCGGCTGCAGGAACCAACCCTTGTGCACGGAGGCGGAGGCATAGATCGCGCCCACCTCCACCAGCGCCGCCTGCATGTCGGTGATCGAGTCCTTGTCGATGCGGTAGTACGCGCCGAGGGGACGCTTCGCCGCGTCGGCGTCCCAGCCCGACTGGGGGCGCACGAACGCCACGCTGCCCTGCCCGTCGCGGTAGGGCCAGAGGGTTTCGGCGCACACGCCATGTCGCTGCCACCCTTTCATGGCGCCGCGGCAGCTCGAGCCCTCGTAGTCCTCGCCCGGCCACTCGTCGTAGAAGCGGGCGAGGTGATAGAACATGCGCTCGCTCACCTTCTCCGGCGCCTTCTCGCCGGCGTCCACCGCCAGCTTCC from Candidatus Methylomirabilota bacterium includes:
- a CDS encoding C1 family peptidase encodes the protein MPTTTFANRTLDARPDRVDLRDRPYQPRLHSLPLQYPPPVDIARYLARYQQDQMILDQGSEGACTGFGLAGVVNYLRWKLAVDAGEKAPEKVSERMFYHLARFYDEWPGEDYEGSSCRGAMKGWQRHGVCAETLWPYRDGQGSVAFVRPQSGWDADAAKRPLGAYYRIDKDSITDMQAALVEVGAIYASASVHKGWFLQPVGRMAPIGLPVIETPENGGNVGGHAFALVGYTREGFVVQNSWGPGWGVQGFAILPFTDWVQRGTDAWVAVMGAPMEGAAAPRYHVPVALEKGVSQGLDRVPLKARATRMPTMPRDVPAWTTEQAYAHAIVMGNNGVVLNRSLTAANGLDALRQVMLDEPRAWLGAQKAKHVAIYAHGGLNSEDGALDRVRLLGPYFEANGIYPIFFVWRTGFLESLAGIVGDEIRGVPSRGIWSDLWKSIKDQAKEARDRAIEVACQEMLVRAVWSQMKQNAYAAAHEPRPTLGLASQHLRTLLPKDSDLRLHLIGHSAGSIILGHLLDQLGAQSLTAQTCSLYAPACTVRFALDHYRPAIEAGVLGRQALSFDILSDPRELSDSVGPYGKSLLYLVSRALEDHHKTPILGLASIWSRKPGDPKTADALGGPELAGEVDKWLAFWGPGARPRELSAPSVSDGRESIPAAHGCFDNDRDTITRTLARILGREPKVAVSDLHGF